The following coding sequences lie in one Ornithodoros turicata isolate Travis unplaced genomic scaffold, ASM3712646v1 ctg00001099.1, whole genome shotgun sequence genomic window:
- the LOC135376449 gene encoding uncharacterized protein LOC135376449 isoform X1, protein MLKKDAVPSLNLPVRLLDRNHMEMPSATTAHHNVAANSGIQDMTTRDMVSNSAAADRGDDEGKHGPGGDAASTMAELETLTKETGIQVNTVLPERSQLFSISSVKDDDALLALTCIPGFKLFNTVCKLYTELQQAKSYGIPNEDAILLTFLKLYHNVSFSLLGVLFGVQRTTALKIFKESLAILSAILGTAIFWPEKEEILQCMPKHFKNYGKTRVILDCVEIPIQKPRDLECLVQTYSRRRGACTAKVLVGETPGGLISFVSSAYGGGVSDSVVTRASRVLEKCEPCNDSVMAAEGLLIDELCLQRGVELICPPFLRKQEQLGRGDAQRNGSAASDRVRVKHAVRRMKAFKILRQNLSLELLGQVDDVVRIIAGIVNLSPSIFSDDEFIQQPQCDTSNVPVTPE, encoded by the exons ATGCTAAAGAAAGACGCTGTACCGTCATTGAACCTGCCTGTACGTCTCCTCGACAGAAACCATATGGAGATGCCAA GTGCTACTACAGCCCACCACAACGTGGCTGCGAACTCTGGGATCCAAGATATGACAACACGGGACATGGTCAGTAATAGCGCTGCAGCTGATAGGGGTGACGACGAAGGTAAACATGGTCCAG GAGGCGATGCGGCTTCCACAATGGCAGAGCTTGAGACCCTTACCAAGGAGACAGGAATTCAAGTTAACACCGTTCTCCCCGAGAGGTCCCAGCTTTTCAGCATCTCAAGTGTGAAAGACGACGACGCCTTGCTCGCCTTGACCTGTATCCCTGGGTTCAAACTCTTCAATACCGTCTGCAAGCTCTACACGGAGTTGCAGCAAGCAAAAAGCTACGGCATCCCCAACGAAGACGCGATCCTATTAACGTTTCTCAAGTTGTACCACAACGTATCGTTCTCGTTGCTCGGTGTCTTGTTCGGCGTTCAGCGCACGACGGCGCTGAAAATTTTCAAGGAGTCGCTAGCCATCCTATCTGCCATTCTGGGCACGGCAATATTCTGGCCCGAGAAGGAGGAAATCCTGCAGTGCATGCCTAAGCATTTTAAGAATTACGGGAAGACACGAGTCATCTTGGACTGTGTAGAGATTCCGATCCAGAAGCCAAGGGACCTGGAATGTCTGGTACAAACTTACAGCAGACGCAGGGGCGCTTGCACCGCAAAAGTCCTCGTCGGAGAGACCCCAGGTGGGCTGATCTCGTTCGTCAGCTCCGCGTACGGTGGGGGCGTCTCAGATTCTGTTGTCACGAGAGCCAGCAGAGTTCTCGAGAAGTGCGAGCCGTGCAACGACAGCGTAATGGCCGCCGAAGGCCTCCTCATAGATGAGCTCTGCCTTCAACGCGGCGTAGAGCTTATCTGCCCACCTTTTCTGAGAAAGCAGGAACAGCTAGGTCGCGGAGATGCACAGAGAAACGGCAGCGCCGCGTCTGACCGCGTTCGTGTGAAGCACGCGGTACGGCGTATGAAGGCGTTCAAAATTCTGAGACAGAACTTGAGTTTGGAACTGCTTGGCCAAGTTGACGATGTAGTACGGATCATTGCCGGCATCGTTAACCTATCTCCGTCAATTTTCAGTGATGACGAGTTTATCCAACAACCCCAATGTGACACGAGCAATGTCCCTGTCACGCCTGAGTGA
- the LOC135376449 gene encoding uncharacterized protein LOC135376449 isoform X2, with protein sequence MTTRDMVSNSAAADRGDDEGKHGPGGDAASTMAELETLTKETGIQVNTVLPERSQLFSISSVKDDDALLALTCIPGFKLFNTVCKLYTELQQAKSYGIPNEDAILLTFLKLYHNVSFSLLGVLFGVQRTTALKIFKESLAILSAILGTAIFWPEKEEILQCMPKHFKNYGKTRVILDCVEIPIQKPRDLECLVQTYSRRRGACTAKVLVGETPGGLISFVSSAYGGGVSDSVVTRASRVLEKCEPCNDSVMAAEGLLIDELCLQRGVELICPPFLRKQEQLGRGDAQRNGSAASDRVRVKHAVRRMKAFKILRQNLSLELLGQVDDVVRIIAGIVNLSPSIFSDDEFIQQPQCDTSNVPVTPE encoded by the exons ATGACAACACGGGACATGGTCAGTAATAGCGCTGCAGCTGATAGGGGTGACGACGAAGGTAAACATGGTCCAG GAGGCGATGCGGCTTCCACAATGGCAGAGCTTGAGACCCTTACCAAGGAGACAGGAATTCAAGTTAACACCGTTCTCCCCGAGAGGTCCCAGCTTTTCAGCATCTCAAGTGTGAAAGACGACGACGCCTTGCTCGCCTTGACCTGTATCCCTGGGTTCAAACTCTTCAATACCGTCTGCAAGCTCTACACGGAGTTGCAGCAAGCAAAAAGCTACGGCATCCCCAACGAAGACGCGATCCTATTAACGTTTCTCAAGTTGTACCACAACGTATCGTTCTCGTTGCTCGGTGTCTTGTTCGGCGTTCAGCGCACGACGGCGCTGAAAATTTTCAAGGAGTCGCTAGCCATCCTATCTGCCATTCTGGGCACGGCAATATTCTGGCCCGAGAAGGAGGAAATCCTGCAGTGCATGCCTAAGCATTTTAAGAATTACGGGAAGACACGAGTCATCTTGGACTGTGTAGAGATTCCGATCCAGAAGCCAAGGGACCTGGAATGTCTGGTACAAACTTACAGCAGACGCAGGGGCGCTTGCACCGCAAAAGTCCTCGTCGGAGAGACCCCAGGTGGGCTGATCTCGTTCGTCAGCTCCGCGTACGGTGGGGGCGTCTCAGATTCTGTTGTCACGAGAGCCAGCAGAGTTCTCGAGAAGTGCGAGCCGTGCAACGACAGCGTAATGGCCGCCGAAGGCCTCCTCATAGATGAGCTCTGCCTTCAACGCGGCGTAGAGCTTATCTGCCCACCTTTTCTGAGAAAGCAGGAACAGCTAGGTCGCGGAGATGCACAGAGAAACGGCAGCGCCGCGTCTGACCGCGTTCGTGTGAAGCACGCGGTACGGCGTATGAAGGCGTTCAAAATTCTGAGACAGAACTTGAGTTTGGAACTGCTTGGCCAAGTTGACGATGTAGTACGGATCATTGCCGGCATCGTTAACCTATCTCCGTCAATTTTCAGTGATGACGAGTTTATCCAACAACCCCAATGTGACACGAGCAATGTCCCTGTCACGCCTGAGTGA